The following proteins come from a genomic window of Populus nigra chromosome 6, ddPopNigr1.1, whole genome shotgun sequence:
- the LOC133696504 gene encoding uncharacterized protein LOC133696504 — MGDSSASYIHMVQHLIEKCLIFNMTKEECMEALSKHANIEPVITSTVWKELEKENKEFFEAYAQSKSKDDRMSEEETSRVIQRMISQQSESESSKDHDPDE, encoded by the exons ATGGGAGACTCATCTGCTTCATACATACACATG GTGCAGCACCTTATAGAGAAGTGCCTGATCTTCAACATGACTAAAGAAGAGTGCATGGAAGCTCTCTCTAAACATGCAAATATCGAGCCTGTCATCACCTCCACTG TGTGGAAAGAATTAGAGAAAGAGAACAAGGAATTCTTCGAGGCCTATGCTCAATCGAAAAGCAAGGATGACAGAATGTCCGAGGAAGAAACCAGTCGAGTGATTCAGAGGATGATCTCCCAACAATCAGAATCAGAATCCTCTAAAGATCATGATCCAGATgaataa